In the Bacillus sp. HSf4 genome, TCGGTTTGAAGCGTTTCTTTTTGACCATATTATCCTTCACCGTGATGCTCTTTATCCTCGCTTCCTGCAGCGGGCAGCAATCAGAAAAAGTCCGCCTGGCGGAAGTGACCCGTTCCGTTTTTTATACGCCTTTATATATCGCCATCTCCGAAGGCTTTTTTAAAGAAGAAGGCATCGATATCGAGCTGAAAACGACCTGGGGCGGAGATAAAACAATGACTGCCCTGTTGTCAAACGGCGCAGATATCGCGCTTGTCGGATCGGAAACATCCATCTATGTGAATGCACAGGGAGCAAGCGACCCTGTCATTAATTTTGCCCAGCTTACCCAGACGGACGGAACATTTCTTGTCTCCAGGCAAAAGGCGGATGATTTCAGCTGGGATCAGCTGAAAGGTAAAACGTTCCTCGGCCAGCGGAAAGGCGGCATGCCGCAGATGGCGGGAGAATACGCCTTAAAGCAAAAAGGCATCGATCCTAAGAAAGACCTTCATTTGATCCAAACGATCGACTTTGCCAACATCGCCAACAGCTTTGCTTCCGGAACGGGAGATTATGTTCAGCTTTTCGAACCTCAGGCCTCCATTTTTGAAAAAGAAGGCATCGGCCAAATTGTCGCCTCCTTCGGCAAAGAATCGGGCCGGATTCCCTACACGACTTTCATGGCAAAAGAAAGCTACTTAAAGAAGAATAAAGAAACAGCGGAAAAATTCACCCGGGCGATCTATAAAGCTCAAAAGTGGGTCAAGTCACATTCCTCAAAAGAAGCCGCGCTCAGCATTCAGGATTATTTTAAAGACACAGATCTGTCCATCATTGCATCCTCTATCGAACGATATAAAAAACAGGATTCTTTCGCACTCCATCCTGTTCTTGATGCAGAGGAATGGAATCAGCTGCAAACCATTATGGATGAAGCCGGAGAGCTGCCGAAACACATATCTCACCAAGAGCTGGTCAATACACAGATCGCCGAAAAGGTCACAAAAAATCAATAGGAGGTGGCCGCATGTCTTTTTTGCAAGTTCAGGATGTCACACATACTTATTTTTCTTTGCAAGAAAAAACCACCGCGCTGGAGAATGTCAGCATCAATGTTGAAAAAGGCGAGTTTGTCTCTTTTCTCGGTCCGAGCGGATGCGGCAAAACAACGCTGCTCTCGATCATCGCCGGCATCGTGGCGCCGACGGAAGGCCGTGTTTTATTTGAAGGGCAACAGCCTGATGAAAAAGACCGGCTGATCGGCTATATGCTTCAGCAGGATTATTTGTTCCCCTGGAAAACGATTGAAGAAAACGTCCTTATCGGCTTGCGCATCTCAAAAAAGCTCAGCCTTGAAACAAAACAGGCCGCTTTGGAGCTGTTGGAAAAGTTCGGACTTCATCAAGTGGAAAACAAGTATCCGAAAGAGCTTTCAGGGGGCATGAGACAAAGAGCCGCTCTCGCCCGCACACTCGCCGTCGATCCCGGAATCCTCCTGCTTGATGAACCCTTTTCAGCCCTTGATTATCAGACAAAGCTCAACCTTGAAGACCTGGTTTTCAACACGCTGCATACCTATCAAAAGACAGCCGTCCTTGTCACCCATGACATTGAAGAGGCGATCGCCATGAGCGATCGGATCCTGCTGTTTTCAAAGCAGCCGGGTACGGTTCATAAAACCTTTGCGATTCCCGAATCTTTACGAAAGCTGACACCGTTTGAAGCAAGGCAGGAACCGGAATTTCAGGCCATCTTTCAGGCCATATGGAAGGAGCTCAATCACCTTGAACAACACTGATTTCCTTCATCAACAGTTTTTAAAAAAGCAGCAGGCGGAAAAACGACGGGTCCGCTTTTACCAAATCGCGATATTTATCATCTTTTTCTCACTGTGGGAAACGGCAAGCCGCCTGGCATGGATCGATCCGCTCATCTTCAGCTCCCCTTCAGCCGTCTGGGGGCTTTTCCTTGAAAAAATGGGGGACGGTTCATTGCCTGGACATATCGGCGTCACGGTATTTGAAACCATTCTCGGCTTTCTTGCCGGCACCTTGCTCGGAATTTTCCTGGCCGCGCTCTTATGGTGGTTTCCAAGGCTCTCCAATATATTGGACCCCTATCTCGTCGTCTTAAATGCAATGCCAAAGGTTGCATTGGGCCCGATCCTCATCGTCGCCATCGGTCCCAGTCTCACAAGCATCATTGCGATGGGCGCCATCATCAGCGTCATTATCACGACAATCGTTGTCTACACTTCATTTCAGGAAATCGATGAAAATTATGTAAAGGTCATGAAAACGTTCGGCGCCAAAAAAAGTGAAATTTTCAAAGAAGTGATTCTTCCCGCTTCCATTCCGACGATGATTTCAACGCTGAAAGTAAACGTCGGACTGAGCTGGGTCGGTGTCATCGTCGGGGAATTTTTAGTATCAGCCCGAGGACTCGGCTATATGATCATTTACGGCTTTCAAGTTTTCAATTTCACCCTTGTCATGCTGAGCCTTCTCATCATCGCCGTGTTTGCAACGATCATGTATCAGTGCGTGGAGCTCTTGGAAAGGAAATGGATGAAGGGAAGAACTTGAAAAAAGGCCCTGCTTAACAGCGGGGCCTTTTCCTAGATCATCCCCTGCTTTTTCAGCTTTTCAAGGCTGATCGTCAGGACGGAATCTTTCATGATAAAACTATACTTTCTGTTTTTGGCCATGTCATCAGGCAGGTTCTTTAGCAAAACAGGGCCTTTCGTTTCATAGTATGTCTCCTGTTTTTCAATTTTTTCGATCTCGGCAAAATAAATATTTTTGACAATCACTTTTTCTCTGCCGAGAACTTTATATTGTCCGAGATATGTCAGCTTTCGTACATCCGCGCCTGTTTCTTCTTTCACTTCCCGCAGAGCCGCTTCTTCGGCGTTTTCGAAAGGCTCGACTTTGCCGCCCGGAAATTCGTAGCCCCTGTCCTGATGGTTTGTTAAAAGCCATTGATTTTGATAGCGGCAAATGACCCATACATGTTTGGGCTTCTGTGAAAAGGGATGCTTTTCAAATGAAAGCTGAACCGTATTGCGGTAGAAATCTTTAAATTCGTACATCATAATCCCTCAAATCCGTTTCCTTGCTTCTTCCACTCATCATATCATATATTGATTCGTTCGGTATGTTTTTTGTCGAGTTCCCGCCTTTTAATTAAAGCTAATCGATATGAGAGGGTACAAGGCGGACACACCGGGCGGCTCCCGTCTATAGGTTAATCAGCAGAATTCATGTCCGCCAGACCGTTTTCACTGATGAATGTTTTCGTTTCTTCCGTGCCGAGCCGATAGAGCATTGAATATATGTCCTTCCGCAGTTCATCCAGTTTGTCATTGGAGCTGTCATAATGGTACTCGACAGCAGGTACATGGGATCGGAAAAAGTTGACCCAATCCTCGGAATGCATCTGATCAAAATACTCTCTCAAAATGATAATGTCATCGTCTGTTGCCTTGATTTCAAACTCCCACGGGGAAGCGTCAGAGCTTTGTGAAATCATTCCATCTTGAACCGAAACAAAGTATGTCCTCTTTTCCAAAGCCAATCATCCTTTTTCGTGTTAGTATGGCCAGTTGTTTTAAAATGTTACAGCTTTCCCCGCAGTTTTTCCTTAATGATTTCAAGAATATCCACCACCACCTGCGGAACCGGGATTCCCAGTGAATGGGCGGTGCTGATGATTTGAAACGCCTCATATAAAATATAAAACATGATTGAAAAATCACGGATCGAATTATCGGTTTGCAGCAGCTGGTCAAAAAAGTGGGCAACAGATATGAGAAAAATCGTGACTAACTTTTTCGCCAGCCTTGTAAACAGCCCGTTGATTGTAAATTGATCTTTCACACATTCATTCAAGCTTTTGCTTACAAATTCAATTCCCATTAACGTGATTAAAATGAAGAAAAAATATTCGATCGCGCCAAACAAAAATCCGACGGCCGATAAGCTGACCGATAGCGAAAAGATGCCTATGCCTAAGTCCTTAAACATGCGCTTCAACATCCTTTCAAAAAAGACTTTTCATAGCTTATCCTATGAAAAAAAGCTTTGAAAGGCTTGGATGAATTGTTTGACAATTTTCAAAAGAGGCTGTAAAAAGAACGAATAACACAAAAAAAGCCGGGCATCAGCCCGGCCTTTCCGTATCATCCTAAATAAGCTTTCAGCATCCAGTTGTGCTTTTCTATCGATTGGTGGATCGCCAAAAACATATCGCCCGTCGTTTCATCATTGACTTCCTCAGCAAGCTCGATTCCGCTTTTCAGCTCGTCAGCCACCGTTGAAAAATCATCGTAAATGTTCTGCACCATTTGCTCGGCCGTCTCGCTGCCGTCCGCTTCTTTAATGGATGACAGCTCGAGGCATTCCTTCATCGTGCCCACGGGCGAGCCTTGCATGGCGAGCAGGCGTTCAGCCAAATCGTCGATATACTGTGCAGATTCCGTATAAAGCTCTTCAAATTTTTCATGCAAAGTAAAGAAATCTTTGCCTTTCACATACCAATGATAATTATGTAGCTTCACATACAGCACGGTCCAGTTAGCGACTTGTTTGTTAACCGTTGTTTTCAACTTTTCTGACATCTTGATCTTCCTCCTTTGTTTACTTTTTCTTTACCCGTTTAGGTTGTGCAGGAAACATTTCTTTTACTCTTGCTCATGATTTTCTTTCTCCCATATGGTAAACTGTTGGAAAAAGCATGCGGAGGTTGCATATGATCCTGTTCTGGATTATAGTAGGTGTTTTGATTACAGGCGCCGTGCTGGCAGTGTCGCTTGTCACTACGTCAAAAGCGTACGATTACAGGCATCAGGTCGATCCCCTGCCGAATCAGGAAGAAAAACAGACCCATCAATGATGATGGGTTTCCTCTTTTTCATCATCTCCCTGATGTTCATCCCCAGGCGAGCCGACTGTCATGTCGGCTACGGGCATCGTATGCTGATTTTTGGCCGTGACATGGACTTGGATTTTATAATGTCCGTCATCCGGAAACGATTTCTCGATGCTGTAGACTCCTTTTCCTTCATGCTTTGCTTTTTGAAGCTGGCTCTCTTCCTTGCTCCCCGCCTTCCAAGATTCAAATTCCACCTCATCTGCATCTGCCACCGGCTCGTCCCCGTAAAGCACGGTCGCCTTGATGACAGCCTTTTCATTTTTGGCGACTTGTTCAGGCGCCGAGAGCTTGGCTGTCAGCACTTTGGGATTTTCATCCGATGCCGCAGGCTTTTCCGTTTGGCCGCAGGCGGTGAGGCCAATTGCTAAAAACAAGAGAACAATCCATTTTCCCCAACGCATCCTATCACCCTTTTTGTCATGTTATGTACTACATAAACAAGTGTAGCAAAGTTCAGGGATTAATGGCATTATTTTCTTTGTGAACAAAAAATGAAAAACCGGCGCCATACTCTTGGCGCCGGCTGCTTATGTTTTTAGCCAAATACTTTTAATAAATCTTCTTTGTTTTGCGAAAGCCAAAAGCGCATCATGCGTTTCGCACCTTCAAGATCATGAAGCTTTGCCTGCCCGCACTGCTTTTCATTTGCGGCCGGAATCTCAGTCACTTCTACGGCTTCCTTAAACGTGTCCTCAAGCAAATCGACGATTTCTTCCACTTTCGGCTCACCGCTTACGACAAGGTAATAACCTGTCTGGCATCCCATCGGCGACACGTCAATAATATCAAAATGATCGTATTTTTCAGCATATGTGCGGATCGTAAATGCGAGCAAATGCTCAAGTGTATGAATTGTATCAGGCTTCATCGCCTGTTTGTTCGGCTGGCAAAAACGGATATCAAACTTGTTGACAACGCCGTCCGTCCCAACTTTGTGAACGCCGCAATGTCTGACATAAGGCGCTTTTACCGCATCATGATCCAGTTCGAAACTTTCAACTGAAGGCATATTCCTCTCTCCCTTCCATCGGTCTTTTTGTATTATATCATACTTTACCGGTCAGTTTTCAGGTGAATGCTTTTCCTTTTTGTGCGTGTTTTGCTTATATTATAATAGAGACAAAACAAAAAGGTGCTGAAACACATGAAATCACTATTCCTCTTGATTATCCGGCTCTATCAGAAATGGATATCGCCCGTTCTCCCGCCTTCCTGCCGATTTTATCCGACCTGCTCCAACTACGGCCGTGAAGCGATCGAAAAACATGGAGCGCTCAAAGGAGGCTGGCTTACCGTCAGGCGGATTCTAAAATGCCATCCTTTTCATCCCGGCGGCATTGATCCCGTGCCTGATAAAAAGCAAAAGGATTAATTCACTTCTTCATAGCCGTTGACAACAAGGTCAAGCTTTCCTGTTTCCGGATCGATAACAAGCCCGTGCACAGGAACATCTGCCGGTGTCAGCGGATGGTTTCGGATGACTTTCACACTGTCTCTGACGCTGTCTTCCACAGAGTGAAAGCTTTTCAGCCATTGCTCAAAATCAACACCGGAATATTCAAGCGTTTCGATCCGTTCTTTTGGAATTCCGCGTTCCACCACTTTTTCCAAAAAGCTCTCAGCTTTCAGCTTGCTCATTCCGCAGTCGTGATGGCCGATTACACATACTTCATCAGCGTTCAGCTCATAGACGGCGACAAGAATGCTTCGCATGATGCTTCCAAATGGATGGGCCACAAGCGCGCCGGCGCTTTTGACGATCTTCACATCCCCGTTCCGCATGTTCATGGCATGCGGCAGAAGTTCGACAAGCCTTGTATCCATACAGGAGAGGATGACCATTCTTTTATCGGGAAATTTGCTTGTTTCATATTTCTTGTAGTCTTGCCGTTCTACAAACTGCTGGTTAAATTGCAGAATATTATCCAAAAGTTTCATGATCCGATTCCTTTCTCTTCACTTTTTTAATTTTAAATATAACATATGTCTTTTCTTTTTTTCACCATTTGCCCACGATGAAATTCGTAATAATTACGTTTTATAAGAAAGGTTGCTTCGGATACCTCCACTTTCCAACACGATTTGACGAAGATTACCTCTTTTCAAATCGGAACTATTACGATACAATGATACAGGATTTATTAAATCGGAACGATTTCAGTTTTGATGTTGAGAGGAGAAATACGATGAAAAAAGCATTCGGATTAGCATCTGCATTTATTCTTGCTGCCGGATTAACCGCAGGCTGCTCAAGCAATGGAGCTTCCGGCGACCAAAAAGAAGACAACGGAAAATTGGACATTTATACAACGATATATCCGCTTGAGGATTTCACTAAAAAAATCGGCGGTGAATATGTGAACGTCAAGAGCGTTTACCCTCCTAACGTAGAGGCCCATACTTATGAGCCAAGCTCAAAAACAATGGCGGAAATTTCCGACTCCGATGCCTTTATTTATTCCGGCGTCGGTGTTGAAGGCTTCGCAGACAAAGCCGTCAATACGTTAAAGGGAAGCGACGTGAAAATCGTCAAAGCCGGGGAAGGCATTGATCTCCTGACGCATGAAGAAGAACATGGACATGAAGAAGAACACGGGCATGAAGAACATGGACATGGACATGATGAGGAGCACGAACATGCCGATGACGGACACGACCATGGAGATCATGACCCGCACGTCTGGCTCGACCCTGTACTTGCTGAAAAATTAGCGGAAAACATTAAGAATGAGCTTGTTCAACTCGATCCCGATCATCAAAAAACATTTACAAAAAACTACGAATCTCTAAAAAAAGATTTAGAACAGCTTGATCAGGAGTTTAAACAAACTGTCGACAAGGCTGACAAAAAAGAGATCCTCGTGTCTCATGCCGCATACGGCTACTGGGAAAAACGCTATGGGATTGAACAGATGAGCGTGCTCGGCCTTTCACCGACAGAGGAGCCTTCCCAAAAAGAACTTGAAAATATCGTCAAAACCGCGAAAGAACACAATATAAAATATGTTATTTTTGAAAACAATGTAAGCAGCAAAATCTCAGAGATCATTAAAAAAGAGATCGGAGCTGAGAGCCTGACGATGAAAAACCTCGAATCCGTTACAAAAGAGGATATCGAAAAAGGCGAAGATTACATCAGCATCATGAAAGAGAACTTGACGGTTTTGAAAAAGGCATTGTCAAATCAATAACAGCTTACACGCGCATGCATGTCATGCGCGTTTTTTATTGCATAAAAAAAGACCGGATGCTCCGGTCTTTTAATCCATATTGAACCTTTTCTTAAACTGTTCGACCCTTCCGCCTTTTTCGTTGAATTTTTGTCTGCCCGTGTAAAATGGATGGGTATCTGAGCTGACTTCAACTTTAATCACCGGATATGTTTTGCCGTCTTCCCACTCCGCCGTTTCAGTAGACGTTCTTGTTGAACGGCTCAAAAAACGGTATCCGCTGTTTACATCCTGAAAAATCACTTGATATGTTTTGGGATGAATATTTGGTTTCATTGACTATTCCTCCTTTTAAAGCGTAATAATTACGTTTTATTATAAACCTTCCGCTTCTTCATGTCAAAATCATACGATTGATATGACAAATTTTAAACATCCTGACAATTTTGCTGACAGACAGGAAGAATAATCTAAAAAAGGAGGTAAACAATAAAAGGAAACTGGTGTGAATGAAAGGTGGCTTTCCGGATGAATGATTTAATGTTTGCAAGAAGCCTTTTCGGAACAACGATGGGATTCCACATCATTTTTGCCTCGCTTGGCGTCGGAATTCCTTTAATGATTCTTTTGGCTGAGCTGATTTATCAAAAAACAAACGATCCCCACTATGCGATTATGGCAAAAAGATGGACAAAGGCCCAAGCCGTTTTGCTGGGGGTTGCGATCCCGACCGGAACCATTGCAGGAACACAGCTGGCGCTTCTTTGGCCGGGCTTTATGGAAGTGATCGGAAAAGTGATGTCCCTGCCTTTTCAAATTGAAATATACGCGTTTTTTATCGAGGCATTATTCATGTCAATTTATGTATACGCGGCAGACCGTCTGTCGCCTATGATGCGAATCACAGCCGTAGTCTTTATCGTGATTGGCGCCGCCGCTTCTGCCATTTTAATCACCAATGTCCACGCTTTTCAGGGAACGCCTGAAGGCTTCAAAATTGTAAACGGGGAAATTACCGATGTGCAGCCGTGGACGGCCTTTTTTAATAAAAGCTTTGCAGTAACGGCTGCTCATGTCGTTGTTTCTGCTTTTATGACAGGCGCTTTTATCATTGCGACAATCGCCGCATATAAAATGCTCCGTAATCGCGGGAACGAAAAAGTGTATATCCTGCACAGAAAAGCGCTTCTTCTCGGACTGCTCGTCGGAGGCGTGTTTTCTCTTATCACTGCCATAAGCGGACATGAATCCGCACAATACCTGCACCGTTATCAGCCTGAAAAGCTGGCGGGTGCGGAAGGGTTATTTGAAACCCAGTCGCATGCGCCCTTGGCAATCGGCGGTATAACCGATGAAGCCACACAATCGATCAAGTGGGCGATTGAAATC is a window encoding:
- a CDS encoding ABC transporter substrate-binding protein, translating into MLFILASCSGQQSEKVRLAEVTRSVFYTPLYIAISEGFFKEEGIDIELKTTWGGDKTMTALLSNGADIALVGSETSIYVNAQGASDPVINFAQLTQTDGTFLVSRQKADDFSWDQLKGKTFLGQRKGGMPQMAGEYALKQKGIDPKKDLHLIQTIDFANIANSFASGTGDYVQLFEPQASIFEKEGIGQIVASFGKESGRIPYTTFMAKESYLKKNKETAEKFTRAIYKAQKWVKSHSSKEAALSIQDYFKDTDLSIIASSIERYKKQDSFALHPVLDAEEWNQLQTIMDEAGELPKHISHQELVNTQIAEKVTKNQ
- a CDS encoding ABC transporter ATP-binding protein, translating into MSFLQVQDVTHTYFSLQEKTTALENVSINVEKGEFVSFLGPSGCGKTTLLSIIAGIVAPTEGRVLFEGQQPDEKDRLIGYMLQQDYLFPWKTIEENVLIGLRISKKLSLETKQAALELLEKFGLHQVENKYPKELSGGMRQRAALARTLAVDPGILLLDEPFSALDYQTKLNLEDLVFNTLHTYQKTAVLVTHDIEEAIAMSDRILLFSKQPGTVHKTFAIPESLRKLTPFEARQEPEFQAIFQAIWKELNHLEQH
- a CDS encoding ABC transporter permease encodes the protein MNNTDFLHQQFLKKQQAEKRRVRFYQIAIFIIFFSLWETASRLAWIDPLIFSSPSAVWGLFLEKMGDGSLPGHIGVTVFETILGFLAGTLLGIFLAALLWWFPRLSNILDPYLVVLNAMPKVALGPILIVAIGPSLTSIIAMGAIISVIITTIVVYTSFQEIDENYVKVMKTFGAKKSEIFKEVILPASIPTMISTLKVNVGLSWVGVIVGEFLVSARGLGYMIIYGFQVFNFTLVMLSLLIIAVFATIMYQCVELLERKWMKGRT
- the ytkD gene encoding RNA deprotection pyrophosphohydrolase, translating into MYEFKDFYRNTVQLSFEKHPFSQKPKHVWVICRYQNQWLLTNHQDRGYEFPGGKVEPFENAEEAALREVKEETGADVRKLTYLGQYKVLGREKVIVKNIYFAEIEKIEKQETYYETKGPVLLKNLPDDMAKNRKYSFIMKDSVLTISLEKLKKQGMI
- a CDS encoding phage holin family protein, giving the protein MFKDLGIGIFSLSVSLSAVGFLFGAIEYFFFILITLMGIEFVSKSLNECVKDQFTINGLFTRLAKKLVTIFLISVAHFFDQLLQTDNSIRDFSIMFYILYEAFQIISTAHSLGIPVPQVVVDILEIIKEKLRGKL
- a CDS encoding Dps family protein, encoding MSEKLKTTVNKQVANWTVLYVKLHNYHWYVKGKDFFTLHEKFEELYTESAQYIDDLAERLLAMQGSPVGTMKECLELSSIKEADGSETAEQMVQNIYDDFSTVADELKSGIELAEEVNDETTGDMFLAIHQSIEKHNWMLKAYLG
- the ytzI gene encoding YtzI protein is translated as MILFWIIVGVLITGAVLAVSLVTTSKAYDYRHQVDPLPNQEEKQTHQ
- a CDS encoding FixH family protein, with protein sequence MRWGKWIVLLFLAIGLTACGQTEKPAASDENPKVLTAKLSAPEQVAKNEKAVIKATVLYGDEPVADADEVEFESWKAGSKEESQLQKAKHEGKGVYSIEKSFPDDGHYKIQVHVTAKNQHTMPVADMTVGSPGDEHQGDDEKEETHHH
- a CDS encoding S-ribosylhomocysteine lyase, with protein sequence MPSVESFELDHDAVKAPYVRHCGVHKVGTDGVVNKFDIRFCQPNKQAMKPDTIHTLEHLLAFTIRTYAEKYDHFDIIDVSPMGCQTGYYLVVSGEPKVEEIVDLLEDTFKEAVEVTEIPAANEKQCGQAKLHDLEGAKRMMRFWLSQNKEDLLKVFG
- the yidD gene encoding membrane protein insertion efficiency factor YidD; this translates as MKSLFLLIIRLYQKWISPVLPPSCRFYPTCSNYGREAIEKHGALKGGWLTVRRILKCHPFHPGGIDPVPDKKQKD
- a CDS encoding carbonic anhydrase; protein product: MKLLDNILQFNQQFVERQDYKKYETSKFPDKRMVILSCMDTRLVELLPHAMNMRNGDVKIVKSAGALVAHPFGSIMRSILVAVYELNADEVCVIGHHDCGMSKLKAESFLEKVVERGIPKERIETLEYSGVDFEQWLKSFHSVEDSVRDSVKVIRNHPLTPADVPVHGLVIDPETGKLDLVVNGYEEVN
- a CDS encoding zinc ABC transporter substrate-binding protein, with the protein product MKKAFGLASAFILAAGLTAGCSSNGASGDQKEDNGKLDIYTTIYPLEDFTKKIGGEYVNVKSVYPPNVEAHTYEPSSKTMAEISDSDAFIYSGVGVEGFADKAVNTLKGSDVKIVKAGEGIDLLTHEEEHGHEEEHGHEEHGHGHDEEHEHADDGHDHGDHDPHVWLDPVLAEKLAENIKNELVQLDPDHQKTFTKNYESLKKDLEQLDQEFKQTVDKADKKEILVSHAAYGYWEKRYGIEQMSVLGLSPTEEPSQKELENIVKTAKEHNIKYVIFENNVSSKISEIIKKEIGAESLTMKNLESVTKEDIEKGEDYISIMKENLTVLKKALSNQ
- a CDS encoding type B 50S ribosomal protein L31; this encodes MKPNIHPKTYQVIFQDVNSGYRFLSRSTRTSTETAEWEDGKTYPVIKVEVSSDTHPFYTGRQKFNEKGGRVEQFKKRFNMD
- a CDS encoding cytochrome ubiquinol oxidase subunit I is translated as MNDLMFARSLFGTTMGFHIIFASLGVGIPLMILLAELIYQKTNDPHYAIMAKRWTKAQAVLLGVAIPTGTIAGTQLALLWPGFMEVIGKVMSLPFQIEIYAFFIEALFMSIYVYAADRLSPMMRITAVVFIVIGAAASAILITNVHAFQGTPEGFKIVNGEITDVQPWTAFFNKSFAVTAAHVVVSAFMTGAFIIATIAAYKMLRNRGNEKVYILHRKALLLGLLVGGVFSLITAISGHESAQYLHRYQPEKLAGAEGLFETQSHAPLAIGGITDEATQSIKWAIEIPWALSFLAGNRFDTVVKGLNEFPRDEWPPLFIHTLFNGMVLIGGLLIVYAACGFLWRKVLKKDHFPRWMLVFFTTAGPLSLLAIEFGWVFACTGRQPWVIYHMQKTSEVVTSSGSIGILFLLFFIVYIILGAAVVFVLQYYFKRHPVEEDLKEA